A window from Kovacikia minuta CCNUW1 encodes these proteins:
- a CDS encoding uridine kinase family protein — protein MNIQDLATNILKKRTEISADRSMLVAVSGIDGSGKGYITNKLVAELNLQGVQAIAINIDPWLTLPEQRFNPENPGEHFYHHAFVFEDLFQQLVLPLQQHRSLYLKATLTGQFGTPFTQIYDFQDVDVIVLEGIFLLKRSLLQHYDFKVWIECSFETALERALQRNQEDLSQEEIIRDYHTIYFPAEKFHLAIDEPKSTADWIYSNDA, from the coding sequence ATGAATATTCAAGATTTGGCAACCAATATTCTCAAGAAGCGTACAGAGATTTCAGCAGACAGAAGTATGCTGGTTGCTGTGAGCGGCATTGATGGATCAGGAAAAGGTTACATTACCAATAAATTAGTGGCAGAACTGAATCTTCAAGGAGTGCAGGCAATCGCCATCAACATTGATCCGTGGTTGACGTTACCAGAGCAGCGCTTCAACCCAGAGAATCCAGGAGAGCACTTCTACCACCATGCGTTTGTGTTTGAAGATCTGTTTCAGCAGTTAGTTCTTCCACTCCAGCAACATCGGTCGCTCTACTTGAAAGCAACGCTTACAGGGCAATTTGGGACTCCATTCACTCAAATTTATGACTTCCAAGATGTGGATGTGATTGTGCTGGAAGGGATTTTCTTGTTGAAGCGATCGCTCCTCCAGCACTACGATTTCAAAGTCTGGATTGAGTGTTCCTTTGAAACCGCTTTAGAACGAGCACTTCAACGAAACCAGGAAGATCTATCACAGGAGGAGATCATCCGCGACTACCACACAATCTATTTTCCGGCTGAAAAGTTCCACCTTGCCATAGATGAGCCAAAATCAACCGCTGATTGGATCTATTCAAATGACGCATGA
- a CDS encoding SMP-30/gluconolactonase/LRE family protein has translation MKRRIPFLIFATLTALALPAVKAIAQVTSDVPAGNPISVINLATSAGTQLIKGQWRYQDARIVQVGFNSPGADRKASGSPNQTYDITPRAGVANFDDSTWKTIAPETLDQRRCTGKLCFNWYRLNLTIPQKVGNFDPTGSDVVFEIVVDDYAEVWVNGQLPLVLGQTGGSLIKGYNAPNRVLIARNVKPGQQFQLAVFGANGPLSNPPGNFIWVRSATLDFYKPSVIGKIQESTGGKIDRLDPALDAIVPQNAKIEKLASGFQFTEGPVWVRDGGYLLFSDPNANTIYRWSSDGQVSIFRTKSGYTGVDIGEYKQPGSNGLTLDQEGRLTINEHGNRRVTRLEKNGVLTVLADRYEGKRLNSPNDLVYRSDRALFFTDPPFGLPNVFDDSRKELPYSGVYCLNNGNLKLLTRELSGPNGIAFSPNEKYLYVGNWDEKYKVVMRYEVKPDCSLSNGRVFYDMTKASGEDAIDGIKVDRQGNLYVSGPGGLWILSPQGKHLGTIIGPEHPHNLAWGDADGKTLYLAAQTSLYRIRLNIPGIRP, from the coding sequence ATGAAACGTCGCATTCCATTTCTCATTTTTGCTACCCTGACGGCACTGGCACTGCCTGCGGTCAAAGCGATCGCCCAGGTCACTTCTGATGTTCCGGCTGGGAATCCGATTTCGGTGATTAATTTGGCAACATCAGCAGGCACACAACTGATCAAAGGGCAGTGGCGCTATCAAGATGCCAGGATTGTTCAGGTTGGATTTAACAGTCCCGGTGCAGACCGTAAAGCATCGGGATCGCCCAATCAGACCTATGACATTACACCTCGTGCCGGGGTAGCGAATTTTGATGATTCTACCTGGAAAACGATCGCGCCTGAAACGCTCGATCAGCGTCGCTGCACAGGTAAACTCTGCTTTAACTGGTACCGCCTCAATTTGACGATTCCCCAAAAAGTCGGCAATTTTGATCCAACGGGTTCTGATGTCGTTTTTGAAATTGTGGTAGATGACTATGCGGAAGTGTGGGTCAACGGGCAGTTGCCACTGGTGTTAGGACAAACGGGTGGTTCCCTGATCAAAGGCTATAACGCACCGAATCGGGTGTTAATTGCTCGCAACGTTAAGCCAGGACAGCAGTTTCAACTGGCGGTATTTGGGGCGAATGGTCCGCTTTCCAATCCACCTGGAAACTTTATTTGGGTTCGTTCGGCAACGCTCGATTTCTACAAACCCTCAGTCATTGGCAAGATTCAGGAAAGTACAGGCGGCAAGATTGATCGACTCGATCCAGCACTGGATGCGATCGTCCCCCAAAATGCCAAAATCGAGAAACTAGCAAGCGGTTTTCAATTCACAGAGGGTCCTGTTTGGGTGAGGGATGGTGGATACCTGCTGTTTAGTGACCCGAATGCAAACACCATTTACCGTTGGTCATCCGATGGTCAAGTTTCTATTTTCCGCACCAAAAGCGGTTACACCGGAGTAGACATCGGTGAGTATAAACAACCGGGTTCTAATGGATTGACCCTTGATCAGGAAGGGAGGCTGACCATTAATGAACATGGCAATCGGCGCGTGACTCGATTGGAGAAGAACGGAGTATTGACGGTCTTAGCCGATCGCTACGAAGGAAAACGCCTTAATAGCCCGAATGATCTGGTTTATCGCTCCGATAGGGCACTGTTCTTTACCGATCCACCCTTTGGACTGCCTAACGTGTTTGACGATTCCCGCAAGGAGTTACCTTACAGTGGGGTCTATTGTCTGAACAATGGCAACCTCAAACTGTTAACCAGAGAATTGAGCGGTCCGAATGGGATTGCCTTCTCACCCAATGAGAAATATCTCTATGTGGGAAATTGGGATGAGAAGTATAAGGTTGTGATGCGATATGAGGTGAAGCCCGATTGCAGTTTGTCTAATGGTCGCGTGTTTTATGACATGACAAAGGCATCTGGAGAGGATGCGATCGATGGCATCAAAGTCGATCGCCAAGGCAACCTCTACGTCTCTGGACCTGGAGGATTGTGGATTCTATCGCCCCAAGGAAAGCATTTGGGAACCATTATTGGTCCTGAACATCCGCATAACCTTGCCTGGGGGGATGCGGATGGTAAAACCCTTTATTTGGCAGCCCAAACCAGTCTCTATCGAATCCGGCTCAACATTCCTGGCATTCGTCCTTAG
- a CDS encoding GlcG/HbpS family heme-binding protein, which yields MKRLMHSIAMALLLSILAPNANAQVINYKQTTIASQAQVVNKKALTLEGARSIIASAIAAAKQKNSPGGAIAVVDEGGNLIALERLDNTFGAAATVSIGKARTAAIFKHPTKFFEDAIKNGRTSLVAMPDFTPLQGGVLIEVDGQVIGAVGVSGASSAQQDEEIAIAGANGLNSSVGQR from the coding sequence ATGAAAAGACTGATGCATAGCATTGCAATGGCATTGCTTCTATCTATACTTGCTCCGAATGCCAATGCCCAGGTTATCAATTATAAACAAACAACGATCGCATCTCAGGCTCAAGTGGTCAATAAGAAAGCATTGACCTTAGAAGGAGCCAGAAGTATCATTGCATCTGCAATTGCGGCAGCGAAACAGAAAAATTCTCCAGGAGGGGCGATCGCCGTTGTGGATGAAGGCGGCAATCTGATTGCGCTAGAGCGGTTAGATAATACGTTTGGTGCGGCGGCAACTGTTTCCATCGGTAAGGCGCGCACGGCTGCAATTTTCAAACATCCCACCAAGTTCTTTGAAGACGCGATCAAAAATGGTCGCACCTCATTAGTGGCAATGCCGGATTTTACACCGCTTCAAGGGGGAGTGTTAATTGAAGTAGATGGACAAGTTATTGGCGCAGTCGGTGTCAGCGGTGCTTCCAGCGCTCAACAGGATGAGGAAATTGCGATCGCTGGAGCCAATGGGCTGAACTCGTCGGTTGGTCAGCGGTAG